In Afipia sp. GAS231, a single window of DNA contains:
- a CDS encoding LysR family transcriptional regulator, with protein sequence MRIDPSDLATFLAIARHRSFRAAATELGVSASALSHALRNIEERLDVRLINRTTRSVALTEAGERLFARISPAFRDIDDALEDLNNFRGKPAGTLRFSAARQSAQLVLLPIVTRFLKNYPDVSVEIMINDALIDMVSAGFDAGVRFGETIAADMIAVPIGPRHRFAVVGSPAYFKARKPPVTPHDLKGMPCIRYRFTSGAVYRWEFERGGIEVDIDVEGPLTMNDQDLMVDAALDGAGLAYVFEAQVEALIAKKKLVRVLADWCPAYPGFFLYYPSRRQLPAALRAFVDFARAGN encoded by the coding sequence ATGCGGATCGACCCATCCGACCTCGCGACCTTCCTGGCCATCGCCCGTCACCGCAGCTTTCGGGCCGCGGCGACCGAACTCGGCGTGTCCGCGTCCGCGCTGAGCCACGCGCTCCGCAATATCGAGGAGCGGCTCGATGTCCGGCTGATCAACCGCACCACCCGAAGCGTCGCGCTGACCGAAGCCGGTGAGCGGCTGTTCGCGCGCATCAGCCCGGCGTTTCGGGATATCGACGACGCGCTGGAAGACCTCAACAATTTCCGCGGCAAGCCGGCCGGCACGCTACGCTTCAGCGCCGCGCGGCAATCGGCGCAGCTGGTGCTGCTGCCGATCGTGACGCGCTTCCTCAAGAACTATCCCGACGTCAGCGTCGAGATCATGATCAACGATGCTCTGATCGACATGGTCTCGGCCGGCTTCGATGCAGGTGTACGTTTCGGCGAGACCATTGCCGCCGACATGATCGCGGTCCCGATCGGCCCGCGGCATCGCTTCGCGGTGGTCGGCTCGCCCGCGTATTTCAAAGCGCGCAAACCGCCGGTGACGCCGCACGACCTGAAAGGCATGCCGTGCATCCGCTATCGATTCACCAGTGGTGCGGTCTATCGCTGGGAATTCGAACGCGGCGGCATCGAGGTCGATATCGATGTCGAAGGGCCGCTGACGATGAACGATCAGGACCTGATGGTCGATGCGGCGCTGGACGGGGCAGGGCTCGCCTACGTGTTCGAGGCGCAGGTCGAGGCGTTGATAGCGAAAAAGAAACTGGTGCGCGTGCTGGCCGACTGGTGTCCGGCCTATCCCGGCTTCTTCCTGTACTACCCGAGCCGCCGGCAACTGCCGGCGGCACTCCGTGCATTCGTCGATTTCGCGCGGGCGGGCAACTAA
- a CDS encoding enoyl-CoA hydratase — MTTETKIDTGTDELLCVIRDRVAIITLNRPEARNAMSDNLTPALRNMIKACGENPEVGALLLTGAGTAFCAGGNVKGMGANRDKSKLAMSHDERVADLQERQRLLTGALVSVRKPTIAALPGAAVGAGLALAMACDMRIAAQSAFLSTGYLKVGLSGDYGIAWLLTRLVGTSRARELMFTSERVEAARCETIGLVNRVVPDDQLQAEAFALAKSIADGPTIAIRYMKDNLDEALMFDFATARDHEAERMVRCQVTSDHKEAVQAFVEKRKAVFRGA; from the coding sequence ATGACCACCGAGACCAAGATCGACACCGGCACCGACGAATTGCTGTGCGTGATCCGCGACCGCGTCGCCATCATCACGTTGAACCGCCCCGAAGCGCGCAACGCGATGTCGGATAATCTGACGCCGGCCTTGCGCAACATGATCAAGGCCTGCGGCGAGAATCCCGAAGTCGGCGCGCTGCTGCTGACCGGCGCCGGGACGGCGTTCTGCGCCGGTGGCAACGTCAAGGGCATGGGCGCCAACCGCGACAAGAGCAAACTCGCAATGTCGCATGACGAGCGGGTCGCCGATCTGCAGGAGCGACAGCGCCTGCTGACCGGCGCGCTGGTCTCGGTGCGCAAGCCGACCATCGCGGCGCTGCCGGGCGCAGCCGTCGGTGCAGGTTTGGCGCTGGCGATGGCCTGCGACATGCGGATCGCCGCGCAGTCGGCCTTCCTTTCCACCGGCTATCTCAAGGTCGGCCTCAGCGGCGACTACGGCATCGCCTGGCTGCTGACCCGACTGGTCGGCACCTCGCGGGCACGCGAATTGATGTTCACCAGCGAGCGGGTCGAGGCTGCGCGCTGCGAGACGATCGGCCTCGTCAACCGCGTGGTCCCGGATGACCAATTGCAGGCGGAAGCCTTCGCGCTCGCCAAATCGATCGCGGACGGACCGACGATTGCGATCCGCTACATGAAGGACAATCTCGACGAAGCCCTGATGTTCGACTTCGCCACCGCGCGCGACCACGAAGCCGAACGCATGGTCCGCTGCCAGGTGACATCGGATCACAAGGAGGCCGTGCAGGCGTTTGTCGAGAAGCGCAAGGCGGTGTTCAGGGGGGCTTGA
- a CDS encoding glutathione S-transferase family protein → MADGYRVIGAEMSPYSVKVRSYFRYKGIPHQWVLRNAASQPEFEKYAKMPIIPLVVTPGGTGIQDSTPIIDLVEKHHPEPSIHPGEPVTRFISALIEEFGDEWGNKWMFHYRWARDVDQISSAGRIARMRAPGASEQEHDAFTAQVRARMVDRVWFVGSNATTAPQIESGFQEILDMLDAHLATRPYLFGGRPAFGDFGLWGQFYEMWTDPTVGGLIGGGAPHVLDWVHRMLWPRNEGAFETWTALAPTLMPILTKQVGRQFWTWTLANEKALMEAKDEFSVTLGDKVWVQKPQKYHARSLGMLRAKYAEIADKRDLDLILAAAGCLAGLRA, encoded by the coding sequence ATGGCGGACGGATATCGCGTTATCGGCGCAGAAATGTCGCCCTACTCCGTCAAGGTCCGCTCTTATTTCCGCTACAAGGGAATTCCGCATCAATGGGTGTTGCGCAATGCGGCAAGCCAGCCGGAATTCGAGAAATACGCCAAAATGCCGATCATCCCGCTGGTGGTCACACCCGGCGGTACTGGCATCCAGGATTCCACCCCGATCATCGACCTGGTCGAGAAACATCACCCTGAACCCTCGATCCATCCTGGCGAGCCCGTCACGCGGTTCATCTCCGCGCTGATCGAGGAATTCGGCGACGAGTGGGGCAACAAATGGATGTTTCACTACCGCTGGGCCCGCGACGTCGACCAGATCTCCTCGGCCGGACGCATCGCGCGGATGCGCGCGCCCGGCGCCAGCGAGCAGGAACATGATGCGTTCACGGCGCAAGTGCGCGCGCGCATGGTCGACCGGGTCTGGTTCGTTGGCTCGAACGCCACGACCGCACCGCAGATCGAGTCTGGATTCCAGGAAATCCTTGATATGCTCGACGCGCATCTGGCAACGCGTCCCTATCTATTTGGCGGACGACCGGCGTTCGGCGATTTCGGACTCTGGGGCCAGTTCTACGAGATGTGGACCGATCCAACGGTGGGCGGCTTGATCGGCGGCGGCGCACCACACGTGCTCGACTGGGTACACCGCATGCTGTGGCCGCGGAACGAAGGCGCGTTCGAAACATGGACCGCGCTGGCGCCGACCCTGATGCCGATTCTGACCAAGCAGGTCGGGCGGCAATTCTGGACCTGGACGCTCGCCAACGAAAAGGCGCTGATGGAGGCCAAGGACGAGTTCAGCGTTACCCTTGGCGACAAGGTCTGGGTTCAGAAGCCGCAGAAATATCACGCCCGTTCGCTCGGCATGCTCCGTGCCAAATATGCCGAGATCGCCGACAAGCGCGATCTCGACCTGATCCTCGCTGCCGCGGGTTGCCTCGCGGGATTGCGCGCTTAG
- a CDS encoding esterase: MPRLAIVSTAALLMASTLANAAEPIALRDMGSFHVGGRLVEITGKPVKEVTFTLGGVPAKVDPNGTYQVEQMYVQYFLPANEKGAYPLLMWHGGGLTGVTWETTPDGREGFLNYFLRKGWSVYNSDAVERGRAGWAQYPDIFKGEPVFLTTANPFQRFRIGDGPDSYDPDPAKRKLMPGSQFPNDGYENFVKQNVPRWTTTDDAIVAAYIAEIDRVGPSIIMFHSQAGSFGFKVAQARPDKVKALIALEPAGVGDPDKADVLKNIPTLIVYGDYIEKDSRWPKIRATGIAFGDKIKAAGGSVDVVDLPQAGIKGNSHMMMMDKNNAEVAALIQKWLEGKGLTK; the protein is encoded by the coding sequence ATGCCACGCCTTGCGATCGTTTCCACCGCGGCCCTGCTGATGGCATCGACTTTGGCCAATGCCGCCGAGCCGATCGCGTTGCGCGACATGGGCTCGTTCCATGTTGGCGGCCGGCTGGTCGAAATCACCGGTAAGCCGGTCAAGGAAGTCACCTTCACGCTGGGCGGCGTGCCCGCGAAGGTCGATCCCAACGGCACCTACCAGGTCGAGCAGATGTACGTTCAGTATTTCCTGCCCGCCAACGAGAAGGGCGCGTATCCGCTCTTGATGTGGCACGGCGGCGGGCTGACCGGTGTCACCTGGGAAACCACGCCCGACGGCCGCGAAGGTTTCCTGAATTATTTTCTGCGCAAGGGCTGGAGCGTCTACAATTCCGACGCGGTGGAGCGCGGGCGCGCCGGCTGGGCACAATATCCGGACATCTTCAAGGGCGAGCCGGTGTTTCTCACCACCGCCAATCCGTTCCAGCGCTTTCGCATCGGCGACGGCCCGGACTCCTACGATCCGGATCCAGCCAAACGCAAATTGATGCCCGGCAGCCAGTTCCCGAACGACGGCTACGAGAACTTCGTCAAGCAGAACGTGCCGCGCTGGACCACGACCGATGACGCCATCGTCGCGGCCTATATCGCCGAGATCGACCGCGTCGGCCCGTCCATCATCATGTTCCACAGCCAGGCCGGCAGTTTCGGCTTCAAGGTGGCGCAGGCGCGGCCCGACAAGGTCAAGGCGCTGATTGCGCTTGAACCGGCCGGTGTCGGCGATCCCGACAAGGCCGACGTGCTGAAGAACATTCCGACGCTGATCGTCTATGGCGATTACATCGAGAAAGATTCGCGCTGGCCGAAGATCCGCGCCACCGGCATCGCGTTCGGCGACAAGATCAAGGCCGCCGGCGGCAGCGTCGATGTCGTCGACCTGCCGCAGGCCGGCATCAAGGGCAATTCGCACATGATGATGATGGACAAGAACAACGCCGAGGTCGCCGCCCTGATCCAGAAATGGCTCGAAGGCAAGGGGCTGACGAAGTAA
- a CDS encoding transcriptional regulator GcvA has protein sequence MTARLPSLNGLRAFEAAARHLSFTQAASELNVTQTAISHQIKRLEEELGIPLFVRQNRALTLTPQAKDYLPGIRAAFNDLRLATDRLLRKDDDHVLTVSTLASLAAKWLLPRLTAFQEEHHGIDVRITTSTSLVDFQRDNVDAAIRYGRGQWPGLRADWLMADELFPVCSPSLLKGNKSLKCPEDLRDHVLLHTSNANSDDWRLWLWAAGLPADFSKQPGVTFDMIFMTVQAAIDGLGVAMGRTAYVQEDIAKGRLVVPFKITLPVDAGFYLVSPAGRTDPPKLSAFRQWLVASAQAKP, from the coding sequence ATGACCGCCAGGCTACCCTCGCTGAATGGATTGCGCGCCTTCGAGGCTGCGGCCCGGCATTTGAGCTTCACCCAGGCGGCTTCCGAGCTGAATGTGACGCAGACCGCGATCAGCCATCAGATCAAGCGGCTGGAGGAGGAACTCGGAATCCCGCTGTTCGTGCGCCAGAACCGGGCCCTGACCTTGACGCCGCAGGCCAAGGATTACCTCCCCGGCATCCGCGCCGCGTTCAACGATCTCAGGCTCGCCACCGACCGCCTGCTGCGCAAGGACGACGACCACGTGCTGACGGTCTCGACCCTGGCCTCGCTCGCCGCCAAATGGCTGCTGCCGCGGCTGACCGCGTTCCAGGAGGAACACCACGGCATCGACGTGCGCATCACCACCTCGACCAGCCTGGTCGATTTCCAGCGCGACAATGTCGACGCCGCGATCCGCTACGGCCGCGGCCAATGGCCGGGGCTGCGCGCCGACTGGCTGATGGCGGACGAATTGTTCCCGGTGTGCAGCCCGAGCCTTTTGAAAGGCAACAAGTCGCTGAAATGCCCTGAGGACCTCCGCGACCATGTGCTGCTGCACACCTCCAACGCCAACAGCGACGACTGGCGGCTGTGGCTGTGGGCGGCCGGTCTGCCGGCGGATTTCTCCAAACAGCCGGGCGTGACCTTCGACATGATCTTCATGACCGTGCAGGCCGCGATCGACGGCCTCGGCGTCGCGATGGGCCGCACCGCGTACGTGCAGGAAGACATCGCCAAAGGCCGCCTCGTGGTTCCCTTCAAGATCACGCTGCCGGTCGACGCCGGCTTCTATCTGGTCTCGCCGGCCGGGCGAACCGATCCGCCAAAGCTGTCGGCGTTCCGGCAGTGGCTGGTGGCCTCGGCGCAAGCCAAGCCCTGA
- the tcuA gene encoding FAD-dependent tricarballylate dehydrogenase TcuA, producing MVDFNRKFDVLVIGGGNAALCAAISARRSGASVLVLEGAPKFYRGGNTRHTRNMRCAHDAATEILTGPYTEEEFWQDLLLVTGGQTDEELARFMIHESKDILNWVVEQGVRWQPSLGGTLSLGRTNSFFLGGGRAMLNALYLTAEKLGVEIVYDAEVTNLQIEDGMFLGATLKQPINGAAEIRASALVAAAGGFEANIEWLKQYWGDAADNFLIRGTPYNRGSILKMLLDKGVQDIGDPTQCHAVAIDARAPKFDGGIITRHDSVVFGIVVNKHAQRFYDEGEDIWPKRYAIWGRLVAAQPDQIAYIIFDSSVVTSFMPTLFPPIGAPTIAELAVKLELDPAALETTMADFNAAVQPGTFDHTILDDCRTEGLTPAKTHWARKIDAPPYLAYPVRPGITFTYLGTRVNKQSCMLMKDGKPSANMFAAGEIMAGNVLGKGYAAGIGMTIGSVFGRVAGREAAKNAKN from the coding sequence ATGGTCGATTTTAATCGCAAATTCGATGTGCTGGTGATCGGCGGCGGTAACGCCGCGCTGTGCGCCGCGATCAGCGCCCGGCGCTCCGGCGCTTCGGTGCTGGTGCTGGAGGGCGCGCCGAAATTCTACCGCGGCGGCAATACCCGCCATACCCGCAACATGCGCTGCGCCCATGACGCGGCGACCGAGATCCTCACCGGCCCCTACACCGAGGAGGAGTTCTGGCAGGACCTGCTGCTGGTGACCGGCGGCCAGACCGATGAGGAACTGGCGCGCTTCATGATCCACGAGTCCAAGGATATCCTGAACTGGGTCGTCGAACAGGGCGTGCGCTGGCAACCCTCGCTCGGCGGCACGCTCAGCCTCGGCCGCACCAACTCGTTTTTCCTCGGCGGCGGCCGGGCGATGCTGAACGCGCTGTATCTCACCGCCGAGAAACTCGGCGTCGAGATCGTCTACGACGCCGAGGTGACCAATCTGCAGATCGAGGACGGCATGTTTCTCGGCGCCACCTTGAAGCAGCCGATCAATGGCGCCGCCGAAATCCGTGCCTCGGCGCTGGTCGCGGCCGCCGGCGGCTTCGAGGCCAATATCGAATGGCTGAAGCAATATTGGGGCGATGCCGCCGACAATTTCCTGATCCGCGGCACGCCGTATAATCGCGGTTCGATTCTCAAGATGCTGCTCGACAAGGGCGTGCAGGACATCGGCGATCCCACCCAGTGCCACGCGGTGGCAATCGACGCACGCGCGCCGAAATTCGACGGCGGCATCATCACCCGCCACGACTCGGTCGTGTTCGGCATCGTCGTCAACAAGCACGCCCAGCGTTTCTACGACGAAGGCGAGGACATCTGGCCGAAGCGTTATGCGATCTGGGGCCGGCTGGTCGCGGCGCAACCCGACCAGATCGCCTACATCATCTTCGACTCCAGCGTCGTCACCAGCTTCATGCCGACGCTGTTCCCGCCGATCGGCGCACCGACGATCGCCGAACTCGCGGTGAAGCTCGAACTCGATCCGGCGGCGCTGGAAACGACCATGGCCGACTTCAACGCCGCGGTGCAGCCCGGCACCTTCGACCACACCATTCTCGATGACTGCCGCACCGAGGGCCTGACGCCAGCGAAGACGCATTGGGCGCGCAAGATCGATGCGCCGCCTTATCTCGCCTATCCGGTGCGGCCCGGCATCACCTTCACCTATCTCGGCACCCGCGTGAACAAGCAGTCGTGCATGCTGATGAAGGACGGCAAGCCTTCCGCCAACATGTTCGCGGCCGGCGAGATCATGGCCGGCAACGTGCTCGGCAAGGGCTACGCCGCCGGCATCGGCATGACCATCGGCAGCGTGTTCGGACGGGTGGCGGGACGGGAAGCGGCGAAGAATGCCAAGAATTAA
- a CDS encoding DUF1127 domain-containing protein yields MSTCTHDSMINHHGQGVLAQLADTVHVWRQRYEARRELAQWSDRDLHDIGLSSGDAIYEASKPFWQA; encoded by the coding sequence ATGTCCACTTGCACACATGACTCGATGATAAATCATCATGGACAGGGCGTATTGGCCCAGCTGGCCGACACCGTTCATGTCTGGCGGCAGCGCTACGAGGCGCGCCGTGAGCTGGCCCAGTGGTCGGACCGCGATCTTCACGACATCGGCCTGTCCTCGGGCGATGCGATCTACGAAGCCTCAAAACCGTTCTGGCAGGCCTAG
- a CDS encoding SDR family NAD(P)-dependent oxidoreductase, producing the protein MDIPKYKNALIVGAGEGLSASLARLFAREGIKVALAARKIEKLGALCTETGAKAFACDATNAEEVERLFGLVEREIGVPDLVVYNASGRARGAFTDLVPADVAQAIAVSAFGGFLVAQQAVQRMLPNKHGAILFTGASASVKGYAQSAPFAMGKFALRGLAQSMARELSPHGIHIAHFVIDGGIRSAARTEPADRPDSMLDPDAIALSYWNVLQQPRSAWTWELELRPWVEKF; encoded by the coding sequence ATGGACATCCCGAAATACAAGAACGCCCTGATCGTCGGCGCCGGAGAAGGCCTGAGCGCATCGCTGGCGCGGCTGTTCGCTCGCGAAGGCATCAAGGTCGCGCTGGCCGCCCGCAAGATCGAGAAGCTCGGCGCGCTCTGCACCGAGACCGGCGCCAAGGCCTTTGCCTGCGACGCCACCAACGCGGAGGAGGTCGAGCGGCTGTTCGGCCTGGTCGAGCGTGAAATCGGCGTGCCCGACCTCGTCGTCTACAACGCCAGCGGGCGCGCGCGCGGCGCTTTTACCGACCTGGTGCCGGCGGACGTCGCCCAGGCGATCGCAGTCTCGGCGTTCGGCGGCTTTCTGGTGGCGCAGCAGGCGGTGCAGCGCATGCTACCCAACAAGCATGGCGCCATCCTGTTCACCGGCGCCTCCGCCAGCGTCAAGGGCTACGCGCAGTCGGCGCCGTTCGCGATGGGCAAGTTCGCGTTGCGCGGGCTCGCCCAGAGCATGGCGCGCGAATTGTCGCCGCACGGCATCCACATCGCGCATTTCGTCATCGACGGCGGCATCCGCAGTGCGGCGCGGACGGAACCTGCCGACAGACCGGACTCGATGCTCGACCCCGACGCCATTGCGCTGAGCTACTGGAATGTGCTGCAACAACCACGCAGCGCCTGGACCTGGGAACTGGAACTGCGTCCGTGGGTGGAGAAGTTTTAG
- a CDS encoding oxidoreductase, translated as MRVWFITGASRGFGALIAEAALAAGDAVVATARDPSTITARLGSHERLLATRLDVTSEAEAHEAAGQAVKKFGRIDILVNNAGYGLLGAIEEASAAETSRLFATNVFGLLGVTRAVLPHMRRQRAGHVINVSSVGGYAGYPGWGVYGATKFAVEGITEALAGEVAPLGIKVTVVEPGFFRTDFLDETSLSRTAQHIEDYSETVGRTRAHAADVNHGQRGDPRKLASAFIALANAENPPLRLPLGSDTVARIEAKNAFVAEELATWREIATSTDFTAEAA; from the coding sequence ATGCGTGTCTGGTTCATCACAGGAGCTTCCCGGGGTTTTGGCGCCTTGATCGCGGAGGCCGCGCTCGCCGCGGGCGATGCGGTGGTCGCCACCGCGCGCGATCCCTCCACCATCACCGCTCGCCTCGGTTCGCATGAGCGGCTGCTGGCCACGCGGCTCGACGTCACCAGCGAGGCCGAGGCGCATGAGGCGGCGGGCCAGGCGGTGAAGAAATTCGGCCGCATCGATATCCTGGTCAACAACGCCGGCTACGGCCTCTTGGGTGCGATCGAGGAAGCCAGTGCGGCGGAGACGAGCAGGCTGTTCGCCACCAATGTGTTCGGCCTGCTCGGTGTGACCAGAGCCGTGCTGCCACATATGCGCCGCCAGCGCGCAGGCCATGTCATCAATGTCTCCTCGGTCGGCGGCTATGCCGGTTATCCCGGCTGGGGCGTCTATGGCGCCACCAAATTCGCGGTCGAAGGTATCACCGAGGCGCTGGCGGGCGAAGTAGCACCCCTCGGTATCAAGGTGACCGTGGTCGAGCCCGGCTTCTTCCGCACCGATTTTCTTGACGAGACCTCGCTGTCGCGCACCGCGCAGCATATCGAGGATTACAGCGAGACCGTAGGCCGAACCCGCGCGCACGCCGCCGACGTCAACCACGGCCAGCGCGGCGATCCGCGCAAGCTCGCCAGCGCCTTCATCGCGCTCGCAAACGCCGAGAATCCGCCGCTGCGGCTGCCGCTTGGGAGCGACACGGTGGCGCGGATCGAGGCCAAGAATGCCTTTGTGGCGGAGGAGTTGGCTACCTGGCGAGAGATCGCGACGTCGACGGATTTTACGGCAGAGGCCGCGTGA
- a CDS encoding GNAT family N-acetyltransferase, translating to MTTLRFDDLKQYSDTLRSRSGEAVNVRFVEPRDAEPLQAYFRSLTTRSRYNRFLGAMRELPPTLLEHFMHVGEAEQFSAVATMMFDGYETIVGEVRYAFHTETSSIEFGLSIDDRWQGHGIGKALLKNLECRAASFGAERIFGDTLRSNDQMIALARKAGYAFTASPGDWKLVRFEKQIELQPRDIPCASWKLAAASRQLAIPPLAS from the coding sequence ATGACCACATTACGTTTCGACGATCTGAAGCAATATTCCGATACGCTGCGCTCGCGTAGCGGCGAGGCGGTGAACGTGCGCTTCGTCGAGCCGCGCGATGCCGAACCACTGCAGGCCTATTTCCGCTCGCTGACGACCCGCTCCCGCTACAACCGCTTCCTCGGCGCGATGCGTGAATTGCCGCCGACCCTGCTCGAGCACTTCATGCATGTCGGCGAGGCGGAGCAGTTCAGCGCGGTCGCGACCATGATGTTCGACGGTTACGAAACCATCGTCGGCGAAGTCCGCTACGCCTTCCACACCGAAACTTCCAGCATCGAGTTCGGCCTGTCGATCGACGACCGCTGGCAGGGGCATGGCATTGGCAAGGCGCTGCTGAAGAATCTCGAATGCCGCGCGGCCTCGTTCGGCGCTGAGCGGATCTTCGGCGACACGCTGCGCTCCAATGACCAGATGATCGCGCTGGCCCGCAAGGCCGGCTACGCCTTCACGGCGAGCCCCGGCGATTGGAAGCTGGTTCGCTTCGAAAAGCAGATCGAACTCCAGCCGCGCGATATTCCCTGCGCAAGCTGGAAACTCGCCGCCGCCTCCCGCCAGCTTGCAATCCCTCCTCTTGCAAGCTGA
- a CDS encoding nuclear transport factor 2 family protein — protein MAVDAGFVRKIFADLEHGDGAGFFTHVADDVDWIVMGTHPLGGHYKSKADFIAGTFAKLGRVLPNGAQLHVDNLIIDDDVAIVELHSEAVAKNGFRFDNHYCWVCYFSNDSIVRVRAYLDSVMVARLFEQNPIG, from the coding sequence GTGGCGGTCGATGCCGGATTCGTTCGAAAAATCTTCGCCGACCTCGAGCATGGCGACGGCGCCGGGTTCTTCACCCATGTCGCCGATGACGTCGACTGGATCGTGATGGGCACCCATCCGCTTGGCGGACATTACAAATCGAAAGCCGATTTCATCGCCGGCACATTCGCAAAGCTCGGCAGGGTGCTGCCGAACGGCGCGCAATTGCACGTCGATAACCTGATCATTGACGACGACGTTGCGATTGTAGAACTGCATTCCGAAGCTGTCGCTAAAAACGGCTTTCGCTTCGACAACCATTATTGTTGGGTCTGCTACTTCAGCAACGACAGCATCGTGCGCGTCCGCGCCTACCTCGATTCGGTGATGGTGGCGCGGCTATTCGAGCAGAATCCGATCGGCTAG
- a CDS encoding MFS transporter: MSQTDNSETPQIKSRIGAILRATSGNFLEQFDFFLFGFYASYIAKAFFPSENETAALLNTFGVFWLGALMRPVGAIVLGAYIDRIGRRKGLIVTLAIMALGTVTIAFCPTYATIGVAAPAIVLVGRLLQGFSAGVELGGVSVYLAEISTPGNRGFYTSFQSASQQVAIFVAAIIGFALSEAMPAATVAAWGWRIPFFIGCLIIPFIFFLRRTLEETPAFLAMKKHPSTSEVFSSAAVNWKIIVLGMMMAVLTTTTFYFVTVYTPTFGKTVLKLSTQEALIVTLLVAVMNFIWNPVGGAVSDRIGRKPVLLTIACLALVTAYPALNWLVAAPTFGKMLAVEMMFSFYFGVYSGTMLGALVEVVPAHVRTTCFSLAFALAAGLFGTFTPFAATWLIDHTGDKASPGYWLMCAAALGIVAALVIYRGGKTIATRDVVPA; this comes from the coding sequence ATGTCGCAGACGGATAATTCGGAAACACCGCAGATCAAATCGCGCATCGGCGCCATCCTGCGCGCCACCAGCGGCAATTTCCTCGAGCAGTTCGACTTCTTCCTGTTCGGTTTCTACGCATCCTACATCGCCAAGGCGTTCTTCCCTTCCGAGAACGAGACCGCCGCCCTGCTCAACACCTTCGGCGTGTTCTGGCTCGGCGCGCTGATGCGCCCGGTCGGCGCGATCGTGCTCGGCGCCTATATCGACCGCATCGGCCGCCGCAAGGGCCTCATTGTCACGCTGGCGATCATGGCGCTCGGCACGGTAACGATCGCCTTCTGTCCGACCTATGCGACTATCGGTGTGGCCGCCCCGGCCATCGTGCTGGTCGGCCGCCTGCTGCAGGGCTTCTCTGCCGGCGTCGAGCTTGGCGGCGTGTCGGTCTACCTCGCGGAGATTTCCACCCCCGGCAACCGCGGCTTCTATACCTCGTTCCAGTCCGCCAGCCAGCAGGTCGCGATCTTCGTCGCCGCGATCATCGGCTTCGCGTTGAGCGAGGCCATGCCGGCGGCAACCGTGGCGGCATGGGGATGGCGAATCCCGTTCTTCATCGGCTGCCTGATCATTCCCTTCATTTTCTTCCTGCGGCGGACGCTTGAGGAAACGCCGGCGTTCCTGGCGATGAAGAAGCATCCGAGCACGTCGGAAGTCTTCAGTTCGGCGGCGGTCAACTGGAAGATCATCGTGCTCGGCATGATGATGGCCGTCCTGACCACCACGACCTTCTACTTCGTCACCGTCTACACGCCGACCTTCGGCAAGACGGTGCTGAAGCTCTCGACGCAGGAGGCCCTGATCGTCACCCTTCTGGTGGCGGTCATGAATTTCATCTGGAATCCGGTCGGCGGCGCGGTATCCGACCGTATCGGCCGCAAGCCGGTGCTGCTGACGATTGCCTGCCTCGCGCTTGTGACAGCCTACCCCGCGCTCAACTGGCTTGTCGCAGCACCTACCTTCGGCAAGATGCTGGCGGTCGAAATGATGTTCTCGTTCTATTTCGGCGTCTACAGCGGCACCATGCTGGGTGCGCTGGTCGAGGTGGTGCCGGCGCATGTCCGCACCACCTGCTTCTCGCTGGCCTTTGCGCTGGCCGCCGGCCTGTTCGGCACCTTTACGCCGTTTGCCGCGACCTGGCTGATCGACCACACCGGCGACAAGGCCTCGCCCGGCTACTGGCTGATGTGCGCCGCAGCGCTTGGCATCGTCGCAGCCCTCGTGATCTATCGCGGCGGCAAGACCATCGCGACGCGAGACGTCGTGCCCGCCTAA